Proteins encoded together in one Salmo trutta chromosome 3, fSalTru1.1, whole genome shotgun sequence window:
- the LOC115176944 gene encoding ras-related GTP-binding protein C, whose protein sequence is MSIQYEVEPLADSYGVADSFPKDFGYGEEEADIEDSPTPSDSKPRILLMGLRRSGKSSIQKVVFHKMSPNETLFLESTNKIYKDDISSSSFVNFQIWDFPGQVDFFDPTFDYEMIFRGTGALIFVIDAQDDYVEALGRLHLTVSRAYRVNPEINFEVFIHKVDGLSDDHKIETQRDIHQRANDDLADASLEKLHLSFYLTSIYDHSIFEAFSKVVQKLIPQLPTLENLLNIFISNSGIEKAFLFDVVSKIYIATDSSPVDMQSYELCCDMIDVVIDVSCIYGLKEDGSGSAYDKESMAIIKLNNTTVLYLKEVTKFLALVCILREESFERKGLIDYNFHCFRKAIHEVFEVGVSTLWTGSQAAGTPCTKAVTLNGTPRSTV, encoded by the exons ATGTCGATTCAGTACGAAGTGGAACCATTGGCAGACAGTTACGGGGTTGCGGACTCGTTTCCAAAAGATTTTGGCTATGGAGAAGAGGAGGCCGACATCGAGGATAGCCCAACTCCATCTGACAGCAAACCTAGAATTCTGTTAATGGGTTTGCGAAGAAGTGGCAAGTCGTCAATACAGAAG GTGGTATTCCACAAAATGTCTCCTAACGAGACGTTGTTCCTGGAGAGCACCAACAAGATCTACAAGGACGACATCTCCAGTAGCTCGTTTGTCAACTTCCAGATCTGGGACTTCCCGGGGCAAGTGGACTTCTTCGACCCCACCTTTGACTACGAGATGATTTTCAGAGGCACGGGTGCTTTGATATTCGTCATTGACGCACAG GATGACTATGTGGAGGCATTGGGCAGACTCCACCTCACCGTGTCGCGGGCCTACAGGGTCAACCCTGAGATTAACTTTGAGGTGTTCATCCACAAAGTGGACGGCCTCTCCGACGACCACAAGATCGAGACCCAGAGGGACATCCACCAGAGAGCCAACGACGACCTGGCAGACGCCAGCTTAGAGAAGCTTCACCTCAG TTTCTATTTGACAAGTATCTATGACCACTCAATATTCGAGGCCTTCAGCAAAGTGGTTCAGAAGCTTATCCCACAGCTGCCAACACTGGAAAACCTTCTAAACATCTTTATATCC AACTCGGGCATAGAGAAGGCCTTTCTGTTTGACGTGGTCAGTAAGATCTACATCGCCACAGACAGCAGTCCGGTGGACATGCAGTCTTATGAGCTGTGCTGTGACATGATCGATGTGGTTATAGATGTCTCCTGCATCTATGG TCTGAAGGAGGACGGCAGTGGTAGTGCCTACGACAAGGAGTCCATGGCCATCATCAAGCTGAACAACACCACAGTCCTTTACCTGAAAGAGGTCACCAAGTTCCTGGCATTGGTCTGCATCCTCCGAGAGGAGAGCTTTGAGCGCAAAG GTTTGATAGACTACAACTTCCACTGTTTCCGGAAGGCCATCCACGAGGTGTTTGAGGTGGGCGTTTCCACACTGTGGACGGGCTCCCAGGCGGCCGGCACGCCCTGCACCAAGGCTGTGACACTCAACGGCACGCCCCGGAGCACTGTCTAA